One genomic segment of Streptomyces sp. RerS4 includes these proteins:
- a CDS encoding AI-2E family transporter → MPTPLLPDPVRRAAAWCAVFLLVTGVLAVGVWLCVVLKSVVTPVLLAVLGTALLGPLHRRLVRMRVSRSLAAAITCLAVVAVVGGAIYVVTLALIETGDQIIASLTRAGASLAEHFGAAGTSLEDLAANSRELLTKFGSTAASGVVAGISVVAAMIGTALLALVLIFFFLRDSDRAVGTLRAMVPSRSGDIAEAMGRRAYGAVEGFMRGTTFVALIDAVLIGIGLLVLRVPGALGLAALVFVTAYIPYLGAFLSGAVAVLVALADRGWVIGLWVLGVVLAVQVIEGNVLQPVVQSRTVQMHPVVVMLAITAGASVAGILGMLLAVPLAAAVFGVLSELRGRYTTPPPGAPDPATPGPSRP, encoded by the coding sequence ATGCCGACCCCTCTGCTGCCCGATCCGGTCCGTCGGGCCGCCGCGTGGTGCGCGGTCTTCCTGCTGGTCACCGGTGTGCTCGCGGTCGGCGTGTGGCTGTGCGTGGTCCTCAAGAGCGTCGTGACGCCGGTGCTGCTGGCCGTCCTCGGTACCGCCCTGCTCGGCCCCCTGCACCGGCGGCTGGTCCGCATGCGGGTCAGCCGGTCCCTGGCGGCGGCGATCACCTGCCTGGCCGTGGTCGCGGTCGTCGGCGGGGCGATCTACGTCGTCACCCTCGCGCTGATCGAGACCGGCGACCAGATCATCGCCTCGCTGACGCGCGCCGGCGCGAGCCTCGCCGAGCACTTCGGGGCGGCGGGCACCTCACTGGAGGACCTCGCGGCCAACTCGCGGGAGCTGCTGACGAAGTTCGGCAGTACGGCCGCCTCCGGCGTGGTCGCCGGGATCAGCGTCGTCGCCGCGATGATCGGGACCGCGCTGCTGGCCCTCGTGCTGATCTTCTTCTTCCTGCGCGACTCCGACCGGGCCGTGGGCACGCTGCGCGCCATGGTCCCGAGTCGCTCGGGCGACATCGCGGAGGCCATGGGCCGGCGCGCCTACGGGGCCGTCGAGGGCTTCATGCGCGGCACCACCTTCGTGGCCCTGATCGACGCCGTGCTGATCGGGATCGGACTGCTGGTGCTGCGCGTGCCGGGCGCGCTGGGGCTGGCCGCCCTGGTGTTCGTGACGGCCTACATCCCCTACCTCGGCGCGTTCCTGTCCGGCGCGGTGGCGGTCCTGGTGGCGCTCGCCGACCGGGGCTGGGTCATCGGCCTGTGGGTACTGGGCGTGGTGCTGGCGGTCCAGGTGATCGAGGGGAACGTGCTCCAGCCGGTGGTGCAGAGCCGCACCGTGCAGATGCACCCGGTGGTGGTGATGCTGGCGATCACGGCCGGGGCGAGCGTCGCCGGGATCCTCGGCATGCTGCTCGCGGTACCGCTCGCGGCGGCCGTCTTCGGGGTGCTGTCGGAGCTGCGGGGCCGCTACACGACCCCGCCGCCCGGGGCGCCGGACCCGGCCACGCCGGGTCCGAGTCGCCCCTGA